The Cloeon dipterum chromosome 3, ieCloDipt1.1, whole genome shotgun sequence genome includes a region encoding these proteins:
- the LOC135940645 gene encoding chymotrypsin-1-like, which translates to MWSLFVLGFSLQVATCQISTSADSSGQVRVVNGTDVPAGKYPAQVSLRYRNSHTCGGSIIGHNLVLTAAHCVDDRTAQSLSVLAGTLDVYDEAKEGKVHQVTEVIVHENYSSMYIRHDIALLKISPSFEFGDLIDSISLPVPYQQTMAAEPATVVGWGYDKSGGSVMRRLQEAELLVYSDEECFDIHGSNMVYPNNICAGVPGGGRGQCSGDSGGPLVVDGQLVGIVSWSRKPCAVPPFPGVFTQVSPYIKWIQSQINIYSNK; encoded by the exons ATGTGGTCTCTTTTCGTGCTTGGTTTTAGTCTGCAAGTGGCCACCTGTCAAATTTCTACGTCGGCAG aTTCCAGCGGCCAAGTGCGAGTGGTTAACGGAACTGACGTCCCTGCAGGGAAATATCCGGCACAAGTGTCTCTGCGATATAGAAACTCGCACACGTGCGGGGGCAGCATCATCGGCCACAACCTTGTCCTCACAGCCGCTCACTGCGTCGACga TCGGACGGCACAGTCGCTGAGTGTCCTGGCTGGCACCCTGGATGTTTATGACGAGGCGAAGGAGGGCAAAGTTCACCAGGTCACCGAGGTCATCGTGCACGAAAACTACTCTTCCATGTACATCCGCCATGATATTGCACTTTTGAAA ATTAGTCCATCCTTTGAATTCGGCGATTTGATTGACTCAATTTCCTTGCCGGTTCCCTACCAACAAACCATGGCGGCTGAGCCGGCCACCGTGGTTGGCTGGGGATATGATAag TCTGGAGGGTCGGTAATGCGGCGGCTGCAGGAGGCCGAGCTGTTGGTGTACTCGGACGAGGAGTGTTTCGACATTCACGGCTCCAACATGGTCTACCCGAACAACATTTGCGCCGGCGTGCCTGGCGGGGGAAGAGGACAGTGCAGC ggggATTCTGGCGGTCCGTTGGTCGTTGATGGACAGCTGGTTGGCATCGTGTCTTGGTCTCGAAAGCCGTGCGCCGTTCCTCCCTTTCCAGGCGTGTTCACTCAAGTCTCGCCTTACATCAAGTGGATTCAAtcccaaataaatatatatagcaataaataa